The Candidatus Nitrosymbiomonas proteolyticus genome has a segment encoding these proteins:
- a CDS encoding GDP-fucose synthetase — MTGGSGFLGKYLAAVETGSPAICTRSSEVDLLDLDAVCGFLRQGRIRKIIHAAGFVGGIGLNLEHPGRMATDNLRMGLNVLEAAARQGACRVVIVSTVCVYPERASVPTKETEMFDGFPSEVTSFYGIAKRTLLTVAEGLSREFGLEYSYVIPTNLYGPGDHFEEEKSHVIPALIRRVVEARESGQDEVVVWGDGTQTRDLLFVQDAAQGIHLALQDRALGQVFNLGSGQEVSVRQMAEMICELVGYPGRLTWDTTKPGGAPRRALDPSKAKELLGFEPRIGIREGLERTIEWYLRSR, encoded by the coding sequence ATGACCGGTGGTTCGGGCTTCCTGGGGAAGTACCTGGCCGCTGTTGAAACGGGGTCCCCGGCGATTTGCACGCGGAGCAGCGAGGTCGATTTGCTCGACTTGGATGCGGTGTGCGGCTTTCTCCGTCAGGGGCGAATTCGCAAGATCATCCACGCAGCCGGGTTTGTGGGGGGCATCGGCCTCAATTTAGAACACCCAGGGCGAATGGCGACTGACAACCTGCGCATGGGCCTCAACGTCCTCGAAGCCGCCGCAAGGCAGGGAGCCTGCCGTGTCGTGATCGTCTCGACGGTCTGCGTTTATCCCGAAAGAGCATCAGTCCCCACGAAGGAGACCGAGATGTTCGACGGGTTTCCTTCCGAGGTCACTTCGTTCTATGGGATCGCCAAGCGGACTCTGCTGACGGTCGCCGAGGGGCTTTCGCGCGAGTTCGGGCTCGAATACAGCTACGTGATCCCGACGAACCTGTACGGCCCGGGGGATCACTTCGAAGAAGAAAAGTCGCACGTGATTCCGGCCCTGATCAGGCGCGTCGTCGAAGCCAGAGAGTCGGGTCAGGACGAGGTGGTCGTGTGGGGCGATGGGACGCAGACCCGCGATCTCCTGTTCGTCCAAGACGCCGCACAAGGGATCCATCTTGCGCTCCAAGACCGGGCGTTGGGGCAGGTTTTCAACTTGGGTTCAGGTCAAGAAGTCTCGGTACGCCAAATGGCGGAGATGATCTGCGAACTCGTAGGCTATCCAGGGCGGTTGACTTGGGATACAACCAAACCGGGAGGCGCGCCGCGGCGGGCCCTCGACCCAAGCAAGGCGAAAGAACTTCTTGGATTCGAACCGAGAATAGGAATCCGCGAGGGACTCGAGAGAACGATTGAGTGGTACCTCCGGTCGAGGTAG
- a CDS encoding MFS transporter — protein MLADVASEMIYPILPSFVTRTLRAGRGALGLIEGGADAVASLTKIASGLWTDHYQRRKAPTVAGYALSGIAKPLLFLAAAWPTVLILRLIDRLGKGVRTSPRDALIADVTPPEGRGMAYGVHRSMDHLGAVIGPIACWALLTHVGASVGTILMLSAIPALGAVLTVAWFVKEPATKRPSTQPFHLSNVGRLNPNFRRFLLAVTLFALGNSSDIFLLQRLEESGVAVDSIALLWALHHVVKSAVSLLGGGAADRFGCKQMILAGWTVYAVAYLGMGWGKSEGVLIGMFLLYGAFHGLSEPAEKSLVSQLAPSEQRGTAFGAFHGAVGLAALPASLTFGLLWQAWGVEVAFGFGAGMAALGALALMAVRPGLLGEGA, from the coding sequence TTGCTTGCAGACGTTGCGAGCGAGATGATCTATCCGATCCTCCCCTCTTTTGTCACCCGCACACTCCGAGCCGGGCGAGGGGCCTTGGGTCTGATCGAGGGCGGAGCCGACGCGGTTGCTTCTCTCACGAAAATCGCTTCGGGGCTTTGGACCGACCATTACCAACGTCGCAAAGCGCCCACCGTAGCTGGCTATGCGCTATCCGGCATCGCCAAACCCTTGCTGTTTCTTGCGGCCGCCTGGCCTACGGTGCTCATCCTGAGGCTGATCGATCGGCTCGGTAAGGGCGTCCGCACCTCACCCCGAGATGCCCTCATCGCCGACGTAACTCCGCCCGAAGGAAGGGGGATGGCTTATGGGGTTCACAGATCGATGGACCACTTGGGCGCGGTGATCGGGCCGATCGCTTGCTGGGCGCTGTTGACCCATGTCGGGGCCAGCGTCGGGACAATCCTGATGTTATCCGCGATCCCGGCGCTGGGGGCCGTTTTGACCGTCGCATGGTTCGTCAAAGAGCCCGCTACGAAGCGTCCCTCGACGCAGCCTTTCCACCTTTCGAACGTGGGACGCTTGAACCCCAATTTCCGGAGGTTCTTGTTGGCCGTCACCCTCTTCGCCCTCGGGAATTCGAGCGACATCTTCCTGTTGCAGCGGCTGGAAGAATCGGGAGTTGCGGTGGACAGCATTGCGCTTCTCTGGGCCTTGCACCATGTCGTCAAGAGCGCAGTTTCGCTCTTGGGCGGCGGAGCGGCCGACCGTTTCGGGTGCAAGCAGATGATTCTCGCGGGTTGGACCGTCTATGCAGTTGCCTATCTTGGGATGGGTTGGGGGAAGAGCGAAGGTGTCCTCATTGGGATGTTCCTCCTTTACGGCGCGTTTCACGGTCTTTCGGAGCCAGCGGAAAAAAGCCTCGTTTCTCAGCTCGCTCCAAGTGAACAGCGCGGAACGGCCTTTGGAGCGTTTCACGGCGCGGTGGGACTCGCCGCCCTTCCTGCAAGCCTGACTTTCGGGTTGTTGTGGCAAGCGTGGGGTGTCGAAGTCGCCTTTGGATTCGGGGCGGGAATGGCGGCGCTCGGCGCACTGGCTCTCATGGCGGTGAGGCCCGGACTCCTCGGCGAGGGAGCTTAG
- a CDS encoding glycosyltransferase, producing the protein MGTRVNAVTMEEASERVLELAARPESHYVVAAATHAIGVGAEDPSFCEALEGASLLVPDGLPVALSLRLQGFPDQPRVAGPDLMLEVCRLAAQRGVPIGLFGGQESSLPKLEQNLKTWFPALQIAYSFSPPFRPLSDEEWAVERAKILGSEVRLLFVGLGCPKQEKWMAAHSPELPLVLLGVGAAFDFHAGVVKRAPKWMRRVGLEWLHRLLSNPRRLFARYLRYNSLFLWHLLKLRFSSSARVRRS; encoded by the coding sequence ATGGGGACGCGGGTGAACGCGGTCACGATGGAAGAGGCATCTGAGCGGGTCCTCGAACTCGCAGCTCGGCCCGAATCGCATTACGTCGTCGCCGCAGCGACCCATGCGATCGGCGTGGGCGCGGAAGACCCGTCATTTTGCGAGGCGCTCGAAGGGGCTTCGCTCTTGGTTCCGGATGGGCTGCCGGTGGCGCTGAGTTTGAGGCTCCAAGGGTTCCCGGATCAACCCCGCGTCGCAGGTCCTGACCTGATGCTCGAAGTCTGCCGACTCGCGGCGCAACGGGGAGTGCCGATCGGCCTCTTTGGGGGCCAGGAATCGAGCTTGCCCAAACTCGAACAGAACTTGAAAACGTGGTTCCCTGCGCTTCAAATCGCCTATTCGTTCTCCCCTCCCTTTCGGCCCTTAAGCGATGAGGAATGGGCCGTCGAGCGAGCGAAGATTCTCGGTTCCGAGGTTCGGCTGCTCTTCGTAGGGTTGGGGTGTCCGAAGCAAGAAAAGTGGATGGCCGCGCACTCGCCCGAGTTACCGCTCGTGTTGCTCGGGGTAGGCGCAGCGTTCGATTTTCACGCGGGCGTGGTCAAGCGCGCTCCGAAGTGGATGCGCAGGGTGGGGCTCGAATGGCTGCATAGGCTTTTGAGCAACCCGCGTCGGCTGTTTGCCCGTTATCTCCGCTACAACTCTCTCTTCTTGTGGCACCTGTTGAAGCTTCGATTTTCGTCCTCGGCCCGAGTCCGGCGCTCCTAG
- a CDS encoding capsular exopolysaccharide family protein, with product MYKIHLRRVLTFGFLGLVGAIIAVVASPKVYESQAGLILGSDLRQGVTQLSDDVMQILRLGLAQDPLSEAAVLRGKGLFLQAVRNVSERRNDPGLAEDAEDLFLMYDVQNERIVNVVSNVSIIVAKAHDAEVAADIANEITVLYNEFRRRSMNENVNQAITYLDRQVELTGAALNAVDSKIRQFRTENGVLNLEVAGAEVTKDDLTYRQQIENLMAEITAVKGNLAVDRAEYNRTPDLIDDQIVDIRDPVVQQYEAQMADLQREKALLLGRYLPDHPNVKQVSEALASVEAQLDTYKQSGEFRRNSSAQRPSPFKESLRTRIAQNQAALAGLERRLIVAYQAQASNNKLMGVIVAKEGDLLDLAREKDVLEANYRRFRAQMEDLSNRRDTAGRAAEVFFPAQPNPIPVAPDATKLVFISVIGGICLGVVYTFAIESMKLRVHTSGQLQELTGLPVVASQLALGRGQLRQKMRSLASGKADPNEAFRYLAVSMIAGERGRKRSVLFTSAGAGTGRATSAMSFAISSARMGVPTVIVDCDFGQRGVTRAFEMGDQPGVTDILQKGALPSAEEGAPGKATPHANLFVIPTGTAQNAALADFGPANVEAWLESLKEHYDLVVTIAPPCDEAADAAVLGGFVEDVFLVVSARNTPFRNIPLAAELLKRAGARSVSVVLSDASPGDEPFTARSASMN from the coding sequence ATGTATAAAATTCACCTTCGACGTGTGTTGACATTTGGCTTCTTGGGCTTGGTTGGGGCGATCATCGCCGTTGTCGCCAGTCCCAAAGTCTACGAGTCGCAGGCGGGACTGATCTTGGGATCGGACTTGCGTCAAGGCGTGACTCAACTTTCTGACGACGTCATGCAGATTCTGAGACTGGGCCTCGCGCAGGACCCCTTGAGCGAGGCTGCCGTATTGCGAGGCAAGGGCCTCTTCTTGCAGGCCGTCCGGAACGTATCGGAGCGCCGAAACGACCCCGGACTCGCCGAAGACGCCGAGGACCTGTTCTTGATGTACGACGTACAGAACGAGCGGATCGTCAACGTGGTCTCGAACGTGTCGATCATCGTTGCCAAGGCCCATGACGCCGAAGTGGCCGCGGACATCGCGAACGAGATTACGGTCCTCTACAACGAGTTCCGCCGTCGGAGCATGAACGAGAACGTTAACCAGGCGATCACTTACCTCGACCGCCAGGTGGAACTTACCGGCGCCGCGCTCAACGCCGTCGACTCCAAGATTCGGCAATTCCGAACAGAAAACGGGGTTCTCAATCTGGAAGTCGCGGGCGCGGAGGTCACCAAAGACGACCTCACCTACCGGCAGCAGATCGAGAATCTGATGGCCGAAATCACGGCCGTAAAGGGCAACCTCGCCGTGGATCGTGCGGAGTACAACCGGACGCCAGACCTGATCGACGACCAGATCGTCGACATTCGCGATCCCGTCGTCCAGCAATACGAGGCCCAAATGGCTGACTTGCAGCGGGAAAAGGCGCTCTTGCTGGGTCGATATTTGCCCGACCACCCGAACGTCAAGCAGGTTTCGGAGGCTCTTGCTTCGGTCGAAGCCCAACTGGATACTTACAAGCAGTCCGGGGAGTTCCGGCGCAACTCATCAGCACAGCGGCCCAGCCCATTCAAGGAATCTCTGCGAACCCGAATCGCGCAAAACCAGGCCGCGCTCGCAGGGCTGGAGCGAAGGCTGATCGTGGCGTATCAGGCGCAGGCTTCGAACAACAAGCTCATGGGAGTGATCGTGGCCAAGGAAGGCGATTTGCTCGATTTGGCTCGTGAAAAGGACGTTCTCGAAGCGAACTACCGAAGGTTCCGAGCCCAGATGGAGGACCTCAGCAATCGGCGCGACACCGCGGGACGCGCAGCCGAAGTGTTCTTCCCGGCGCAGCCGAACCCGATTCCCGTTGCTCCCGACGCGACGAAGCTGGTTTTCATCAGCGTGATCGGCGGGATCTGCTTGGGCGTCGTCTACACGTTTGCGATCGAATCGATGAAGCTCCGAGTCCACACATCGGGCCAGTTGCAGGAACTCACCGGTCTTCCGGTCGTCGCTTCCCAACTCGCTCTGGGGCGAGGGCAGTTGCGCCAGAAGATGCGGTCGTTGGCCTCAGGCAAAGCCGATCCGAATGAGGCGTTTCGCTATCTTGCGGTCTCTATGATCGCTGGAGAGCGGGGCCGCAAGCGATCGGTCTTGTTCACCAGCGCGGGAGCGGGCACGGGGCGAGCCACCTCGGCGATGTCGTTTGCGATCTCCTCAGCGCGCATGGGTGTGCCCACGGTGATCGTGGACTGCGACTTTGGGCAGCGGGGAGTCACTCGCGCCTTTGAGATGGGCGATCAGCCGGGCGTAACCGACATCCTTCAAAAGGGCGCGCTTCCGAGCGCAGAAGAAGGGGCTCCGGGCAAGGCGACGCCTCATGCCAACCTCTTCGTCATCCCCACCGGCACGGCTCAGAACGCGGCGCTTGCCGACTTTGGCCCTGCGAACGTCGAGGCATGGCTCGAATCGCTGAAGGAGCACTACGATCTCGTTGTCACCATCGCTCCGCCTTGCGATGAGGCCGCAGATGCTGCGGTCCTCGGGGGATTCGTCGAGGATGTGTTCTTGGTGGTTTCGGCGCGAAACACCCCGTTCCGAAACATCCCGCTTGCGGCCGAGCTGCTGAAGCGGGCTGGCGCACGGTCGGTCAGCGTCGTCCTTAGCGACGCTTCCCCGGGCGACGAGCCCTTTACTGCGCGGTCAGCATCGATGAATTAG
- a CDS encoding phosphofructokinase codes for MKRIGVLTGGGDVPGLNPCIKAVAHRAIDDGLEVLGIRRGWAGLLNYNPDDPEDSVQWTVPLHKANTRTIDRFGGTFLHTSRTNPCNVAADRIPGFLKGKAGEPRPDGRFDFTRHILKNLEVLELDALVTIGGDDTLSYSYRLHTEGFPVVAIPKTMDNDVFGTDYCIGFSTAVTRSVDFITALRTPTGSHERICIVELFGRNSGETSLISAYLAGVDRAVISEVPFDPQRLAEFLVRDKRNNPSNYAVMTISEGAQMIGGSIVECGQADEYGHRKLGGIGAITGDAIKELTGENIIYQQLAYLMRSGEPDALDRMVAISFGNLAADLLQQGVSGKMTALRDGKYAVVPLDVVHDGTKRVDVSELYDASEYRPKVAKMFGKPMFLY; via the coding sequence ATGAAGAGGATTGGAGTTCTTACGGGCGGGGGCGATGTCCCCGGCCTCAACCCTTGCATCAAGGCCGTTGCCCACCGCGCGATCGACGACGGTCTCGAAGTTCTGGGCATCCGGCGGGGATGGGCGGGCCTCCTGAATTACAACCCCGACGATCCGGAAGACTCGGTGCAGTGGACCGTGCCCCTACACAAAGCCAACACGAGGACGATCGATCGGTTTGGAGGCACGTTTCTCCACACCTCCCGCACCAACCCGTGCAACGTTGCCGCAGACCGAATCCCTGGGTTCCTCAAAGGAAAAGCAGGGGAACCCCGGCCAGACGGAAGGTTCGACTTCACTCGCCATATCCTGAAGAACCTCGAAGTCCTGGAACTCGACGCTCTGGTAACCATCGGCGGAGACGACACGCTCAGTTACAGCTACAGGCTTCACACGGAGGGATTTCCTGTCGTGGCCATCCCCAAGACGATGGACAACGACGTTTTTGGGACCGACTACTGCATCGGCTTCTCCACGGCCGTGACGCGAAGCGTCGACTTCATTACCGCTCTTCGGACGCCGACGGGCTCGCACGAGAGGATCTGCATCGTCGAGTTGTTTGGTCGGAACTCGGGTGAAACCTCCCTCATTTCCGCATACCTCGCCGGGGTGGACCGAGCGGTGATCTCCGAAGTACCGTTTGACCCTCAGAGGCTCGCCGAATTCCTCGTGCGGGATAAGCGCAACAACCCGAGCAACTACGCCGTCATGACCATTTCCGAGGGCGCGCAGATGATCGGAGGCAGCATTGTGGAGTGCGGGCAGGCCGATGAGTACGGGCACAGGAAGCTCGGCGGCATCGGGGCGATCACGGGGGACGCGATCAAAGAGTTGACCGGCGAGAACATCATCTATCAGCAACTCGCCTACCTGATGAGGAGCGGCGAACCCGACGCTCTCGACCGGATGGTGGCGATCAGTTTTGGGAATCTGGCCGCCGATCTCCTTCAGCAAGGGGTTTCGGGCAAGATGACCGCCCTTCGGGACGGCAAGTACGCGGTGGTGCCCCTCGACGTCGTTCATGACGGAACCAAGCGAGTGGACGTGAGCGAGCTTTACGACGCGAGCGAGTATCGTCCGAAGGTCGCCAAGATGTTCGGCAAGCCGATGTTTCTATACTAA
- a CDS encoding NADH dehydrogenase subunit E: protein MSDPISFGEAPLRVAPPKPEEVELRFSPEAVKQLEALKGHYPDLKSCVLPALWIAQREYGWLPPEAIAEVAVRLKRSFAEVEGVATFYSMYDTAHKPGLHKIEVCTCLSCHVCGAYRIADYLKEKLGIEFGETTPDGIFTLEEVECLDACDRAPLLQVGDQYHGPVDPAYVDRLLDELRRTQVPTTRVLSDEIVKAHLSDSEL from the coding sequence ATGTCAGACCCGATCTCGTTCGGTGAAGCGCCTCTGCGGGTTGCCCCGCCCAAACCCGAAGAAGTCGAGCTCCGGTTCTCGCCGGAAGCCGTCAAGCAACTCGAAGCCCTCAAGGGCCACTATCCCGACCTCAAGTCGTGCGTGCTGCCCGCGCTCTGGATCGCCCAGCGGGAGTACGGGTGGCTGCCTCCTGAGGCGATCGCCGAAGTTGCAGTGCGGCTGAAGCGGAGTTTTGCCGAAGTCGAGGGGGTCGCAACGTTCTACTCAATGTACGACACCGCTCACAAGCCCGGGCTGCACAAGATCGAGGTCTGCACCTGCCTCAGTTGCCATGTGTGCGGAGCCTATCGGATCGCCGATTACCTTAAGGAGAAACTCGGAATCGAGTTTGGCGAAACCACTCCGGATGGGATTTTCACGCTGGAAGAGGTGGAATGCCTTGACGCGTGCGATCGAGCGCCGCTTCTTCAAGTCGGCGACCAGTATCACGGCCCGGTGGATCCTGCTTACGTCGATCGGCTTCTGGATGAGCTGCGGAGGACTCAAGTACCGACTACGAGAGTCCTGTCCGATGAGATCGTCAAGGCTCATCTGAGCGACAGCGAGCTGTAG
- a CDS encoding nucleotide sugar dehydrogenase — MVQNDENVCILGMGFVGLTLAVVMAECGFNVLGVEINPDVIERLENRDVHFYEVGLKDRLRRQLDRGRIRFVQHLTEEAARGCSLFILTVGTPLDKTGNPRMDMVERASTEVASAMQDGSLVILRSTVRIGTTRRVVKPILEKSGKSFQLAYCPERTIEGNALHELRVLPQIVGGLTESDAWRAASVFQHMTATTLRVSSLESAEVIKLLDNSYRDLMFAFGNEVALLCEAAGLDAAEIINAGNTGYARTNIAKPGFVGGPCLEKDPHILEHSLRDHEFRPDLIATGRRLNEELPYWVARALSDLLRGVDEANAKIALCGVAFKGRPETDDTRGTPSTILADALRTSFPKARLVAQDFAVSDDAIRELGLEPASVEEAFRGASAVVIANNNVKYEWLELDPLLASMARPAVVFDCWGVLKISPADAPEGVRCVQLGSVRASSLKEKTECMS, encoded by the coding sequence ATGGTTCAAAACGACGAAAACGTGTGTATTTTGGGAATGGGATTCGTTGGGCTGACGCTGGCCGTCGTGATGGCGGAGTGCGGCTTCAACGTTCTGGGCGTCGAGATCAACCCCGACGTCATCGAACGTCTGGAGAACCGGGACGTTCACTTTTACGAAGTCGGACTTAAGGACCGGCTGCGGAGGCAACTCGACCGGGGACGAATCCGCTTCGTTCAGCATCTCACCGAAGAGGCCGCTCGCGGATGCTCGCTCTTCATATTGACTGTCGGTACGCCACTCGACAAGACCGGGAATCCGAGGATGGACATGGTGGAGCGCGCCTCAACCGAGGTCGCTTCGGCTATGCAGGACGGCTCGCTCGTCATCCTTCGATCGACGGTTCGGATCGGCACCACTCGCCGCGTCGTGAAGCCGATCCTCGAGAAGTCGGGGAAGTCGTTCCAACTCGCTTATTGCCCAGAACGGACGATCGAAGGCAACGCGCTGCATGAACTTCGCGTGCTCCCGCAAATCGTAGGGGGGCTCACCGAGTCGGACGCGTGGCGAGCGGCTTCGGTGTTCCAGCACATGACGGCCACCACCCTACGAGTCTCCTCCCTCGAATCGGCAGAGGTGATCAAACTTCTCGACAATTCCTACCGCGATCTCATGTTTGCGTTCGGCAACGAAGTCGCGCTGCTTTGCGAAGCGGCCGGACTCGACGCGGCCGAAATCATCAACGCCGGCAATACGGGCTATGCGCGAACCAATATCGCCAAACCCGGATTCGTAGGCGGTCCGTGCCTCGAAAAGGACCCTCACATCCTTGAGCACTCCCTGCGCGACCACGAATTCCGTCCCGACCTGATCGCAACCGGCAGACGCCTCAACGAGGAGCTTCCTTACTGGGTAGCTCGCGCCCTTTCCGACCTCCTTCGCGGAGTCGACGAGGCGAATGCGAAAATCGCCCTTTGCGGCGTGGCTTTCAAGGGCCGCCCCGAAACCGACGACACCCGTGGCACGCCCTCGACGATTCTTGCCGATGCCTTACGGACGTCGTTCCCCAAGGCGCGGCTCGTGGCGCAGGATTTCGCCGTGTCGGACGATGCGATTCGCGAGTTGGGTCTCGAACCGGCGTCCGTCGAAGAGGCGTTCCGTGGAGCGAGCGCCGTCGTCATCGCCAACAACAACGTTAAATACGAATGGCTTGAACTCGATCCGCTCTTGGCTTCGATGGCCCGTCCGGCCGTCGTTTTCGATTGCTGGGGAGTTCTGAAAATCAGTCCGGCCGACGCTCCTGAGGGAGTCCGTTGCGTTCAACTGGGATCGGTACGAGCCTCGTCGCTCAAGGAGAAAACGGAGTGCATGTCTTAG
- a CDS encoding NAD-dependent dehydratase — MHVLVTGGSGFIGSALVIHLLREGHRVRVFDNNSRGHARRLATVIDDVEFLVGDIRDADHVDEAMRGVDAVAHLAFVNGTEFFYSKPELVLEVGVKGAIHTLDSAIRHGVGKYWLMSSSEVYQTPQQVPTDESAPFFIPDPLNPRYSYGGGKLISELLAINYGRKSFEQVVVVRPHNVYGPDMGWEHVVPQMSLRAAQAVRENPEGRVPFPIKGDGLQTRAFCYIDDFTEGCARAFLKGEHLGIYHVGTQEEITIRTLAEEIVRQFGREADVQTGETPEGETPRRCPDITKVSRLGYKPNVSLREGLGLTVPWYRDNAHLREETAVAG; from the coding sequence GTGCATGTCTTAGTCACTGGAGGGTCGGGCTTCATCGGAAGCGCCCTCGTCATTCACCTCTTGCGCGAAGGGCATCGAGTTCGCGTGTTCGACAACAACTCGAGGGGGCACGCGAGGCGATTGGCGACCGTGATCGACGATGTCGAGTTCCTCGTGGGCGACATTCGGGATGCGGACCATGTTGACGAGGCCATGCGGGGAGTTGATGCCGTCGCCCATCTCGCCTTCGTGAACGGGACCGAGTTCTTCTATTCAAAACCCGAACTCGTGCTCGAGGTCGGCGTGAAGGGCGCGATCCACACTCTGGACAGCGCCATACGCCACGGGGTCGGCAAGTACTGGCTGATGTCTTCCTCGGAAGTCTATCAAACCCCCCAACAGGTCCCGACCGACGAGTCGGCGCCGTTCTTCATTCCCGATCCGCTCAACCCGCGCTATTCCTACGGCGGGGGGAAGCTGATCTCGGAGTTGCTCGCGATCAATTACGGCCGCAAGTCCTTTGAGCAGGTGGTGGTCGTTCGGCCCCACAATGTTTATGGGCCCGACATGGGCTGGGAGCACGTGGTCCCTCAAATGTCGCTACGAGCGGCGCAGGCGGTTCGTGAGAACCCGGAGGGGCGCGTTCCGTTTCCCATCAAGGGCGACGGTCTGCAAACTCGCGCTTTTTGCTACATCGACGACTTCACCGAAGGGTGCGCGCGCGCGTTCCTCAAAGGGGAGCACCTGGGGATCTATCACGTGGGAACGCAAGAGGAGATCACGATCCGAACGCTTGCCGAGGAAATCGTCCGGCAGTTCGGACGTGAGGCCGACGTGCAAACGGGCGAGACTCCCGAAGGCGAGACTCCAAGGCGCTGCCCCGATATCACGAAGGTTTCGCGGCTGGGCTATAAGCCGAACGTCTCGCTCCGCGAAGGGCTCGGGCTCACCGTGCCTTGGTACCGAGACAACGCGCACCTGAGAGAAGAGACGGCCGTCGCCGGATAG
- a CDS encoding NADH dehydrogenase, with product MGEVKLLFEHAGDPSFATLEGYEAKGGYCALKKALKRERQQVIDEVKASGLRGRGGAGFPTWIKWNGIPKNKNLRHNVLCNADEGEPGTFKDKQLMEQCPHELVEGMIIAGYATQADVGYIYIRGEFVDAARSMRKAIDEARKAGYLGKNILGSKWDYEIHIHMGAGSYECGEESAMMSSVMGERGMPRLKFPHAPLPTIAGLWDTPTLINNVETFCCVPFILDRGGEWYATLGASTKNSRGTKIFSVSGHVNRPGNYEIEFGTPLKELLDLAGGMKGGKLKACVPGGSSVPILDAERTERAILGYEEMADVQSMVGSGGCMFLNEHTCIVTFIWRTAQFYARESCGKCTPCREGTRWLVQVLDRIRRGAGQPGDIDLLLDICSQIDGRSFCGLGDAAAWPVQGAIRVFREEFEHFIRTGRSLVETSEAIAMFPEPVAAPSA from the coding sequence ATGGGCGAAGTTAAGCTGTTGTTCGAACACGCGGGCGACCCTTCGTTCGCGACCCTCGAGGGGTATGAGGCCAAAGGAGGCTATTGTGCGCTGAAAAAGGCGCTCAAGAGGGAGCGCCAGCAAGTGATCGACGAAGTCAAAGCCTCCGGCCTTCGCGGAAGGGGAGGCGCTGGGTTTCCTACTTGGATCAAGTGGAACGGCATTCCCAAGAACAAGAACCTGCGACATAACGTCCTCTGCAACGCCGATGAGGGCGAGCCGGGAACGTTCAAGGACAAGCAGCTCATGGAGCAGTGTCCCCACGAGTTGGTTGAGGGCATGATCATCGCCGGCTACGCCACCCAAGCCGACGTAGGCTACATCTACATTCGCGGCGAATTCGTCGACGCGGCCCGGTCCATGAGGAAGGCGATCGACGAAGCGCGGAAAGCCGGGTACCTCGGCAAGAACATTCTGGGCAGCAAATGGGATTATGAAATCCATATCCACATGGGCGCGGGGTCGTATGAGTGCGGAGAGGAGTCTGCGATGATGAGCTCCGTCATGGGTGAACGGGGTATGCCCCGGCTGAAGTTCCCCCATGCGCCCCTCCCGACGATCGCAGGGCTTTGGGATACGCCGACGCTGATCAACAACGTCGAGACGTTCTGCTGCGTGCCGTTCATTCTCGATAGGGGCGGCGAGTGGTACGCCACACTGGGCGCATCCACCAAGAACTCCCGCGGAACCAAGATTTTCTCCGTCTCTGGGCACGTGAATCGCCCTGGCAACTACGAAATCGAGTTTGGAACGCCGCTGAAGGAACTCCTCGACCTCGCTGGGGGGATGAAGGGCGGGAAGTTGAAGGCTTGCGTCCCGGGAGGAAGCTCGGTACCGATCCTCGACGCTGAACGCACTGAGCGCGCAATTCTCGGCTATGAAGAGATGGCGGACGTTCAATCGATGGTTGGCTCCGGCGGGTGCATGTTCCTCAATGAGCACACTTGCATCGTGACGTTCATTTGGAGAACGGCGCAGTTCTACGCGCGGGAGTCTTGCGGCAAGTGTACGCCCTGTCGCGAGGGGACGAGGTGGCTGGTTCAGGTGCTCGACCGCATTCGTCGGGGGGCAGGCCAACCGGGCGACATCGACCTGTTGCTGGATATCTGCTCGCAAATCGACGGCAGGTCGTTCTGCGGGCTGGGGGATGCGGCCGCTTGGCCGGTTCAGGGCGCGATTCGCGTGTTTCGCGAGGAGTTCGAACACTTCATCCGAACGGGAAGGAGCCTCGTGGAGACGTCTGAAGCGATCGCCATGTTCCCCGAGCCTGTCGCAGCGCCTTCGGCCTAA